The Verrucomicrobiia bacterium genome window below encodes:
- a CDS encoding iron-sulfur cluster assembly accessory protein — MQKSTAPAGFRVGDERLIKLTSSAGQRVSALLGRQGRPGGVLRVAVLGGGCSGLQYKMDLQDAPANRDFLVESAGVKVVVDPKSALYVTGSELDYVESLTEGGFKVKNPNAATTCSCGESFSA, encoded by the coding sequence ATGCAAAAAAGCACGGCGCCGGCGGGATTCCGGGTCGGCGACGAGCGTTTGATCAAGCTCACGTCCAGCGCCGGCCAGCGGGTCAGCGCGCTTCTCGGCAGGCAGGGCCGGCCCGGCGGCGTGCTGCGCGTGGCCGTCTTGGGCGGCGGTTGTTCGGGCCTGCAATACAAAATGGATCTCCAGGACGCCCCTGCGAATCGCGATTTTCTCGTTGAATCGGCCGGTGTCAAAGTTGTCGTCGACCCCAAGAGCGCGCTTTACGTCACCGGGAGCGAACTTGATTACGTTGAATCCCTCACGGAAGGCGGTTTCAAGGTGAAGAACCCCAACGCCGCCACCACCTGTTCCTGCGGCGAAAGCTTCAGCGCATGA
- the coaE gene encoding dephospho-CoA kinase (Dephospho-CoA kinase (CoaE) performs the final step in coenzyme A biosynthesis.) gives MKTFGLTGGMGMGKSTGAELLRQRGVAVIDTDDLARELTQPGRPALAEIAAAFGPSVLTSSGELRRQVLADLVFNNPQARQRLEAILHPKIAETWAAQLDGWRADGMARAVVVIPLLFETHVEAAFDTTVCVACSRATQLRRLGDRGWAPAEIDRREAAQWPVEQKLARARFVIWTEGTLAVYAAQWERVLAAC, from the coding sequence GTGAAAACCTTCGGACTCACCGGCGGGATGGGAATGGGCAAATCCACTGGCGCAGAACTGCTGCGCCAGCGCGGAGTGGCTGTGATCGACACGGACGACTTGGCGCGTGAACTTACCCAGCCCGGCCGCCCGGCCTTGGCCGAGATTGCCGCCGCGTTCGGCCCTTCCGTGCTGACTTCGTCGGGAGAATTAAGGCGGCAAGTGCTGGCGGATTTGGTCTTCAACAACCCGCAAGCACGCCAGCGGCTCGAAGCTATTCTGCATCCCAAAATCGCTGAAACCTGGGCCGCGCAACTGGACGGCTGGCGGGCGGACGGAATGGCCCGGGCCGTGGTGGTGATCCCGCTTCTGTTTGAAACGCACGTCGAAGCAGCCTTTGACACGACTGTCTGCGTGGCTTGCTCCAGAGCCACCCAACTCAGGCGGCTGGGGGACCGCGGTTGGGCGCCCGCCGAAATTGACCGGCGGGAAGCGGCCCAATGGCCGGTGGAACAAAAGCTGGCCCGGGCCAGGTTTGTGATTTGGACGGAAGGCACGTTGGCGGTTTACGCGGCTCAGTGGGAACGAGTGCTGGCGGCCTGTTGA
- a CDS encoding M36 family metallopeptidase — MKKFPMMRNSTTMSVLVALSIMGGAVDSAMAFQRPARSSGIAEIDVRKTAPAAPALIAARNQSVSALSQQVPGVQVDFDKLLGSPKFVRSRDGFLTGSNGVGGGVSAVAGANAYLGESDRGLRLFLDEHSDLFGFKADELTSAQKVRDAVGKGNGLRTTVWEQQLGGVPIFEAKLVANLTAGGQLVSVASRFVPNLRSTASRSVATPTLSAEEAIANAMGAMGEPLGAGETVVQGESSAGGSYSSFAVRNRKAHARLVWLPMDRDNLRLAWELYLTSRVMGERFQVLVDATTGETLVRKNLTRFISDASYNVYTSDSPSPFSPGWPTPNAGQPPLVSRTLVTTNAFSVVASPNGWINDGDNETRGNNADTYLDRNLDGVPDVGRPQGDANRAFDFPLDLGQDPITYSNAAVVQMFYKLNVYHDMLYELGFTEAYGNYQHDNLGRGGLGNDEIIGHVQAGADIGLEDNAFFSPAPDGINGEIAMFVWGWPTPKRDGDLDSDVIFHEATHGTSWRLVGGGMGLGNLQGDGMGEGWSDFYALSLLSSPEDDPDAVYAAAGYAGYQLGGLAENYYFGLRHFPYTTDMTKNPFTYKDVDPNQVIPHAGVPRSPIYPFDPTEASEVHHQGEIWCSMLWEVRANMIHKYGADGNLMMLQLITDAMKLTPASPTYVEARDAVILADQVDNGGANIGEIWRGFAKRGLGVGATSPDSDTTTGVVESFSTPGLQLVSSVVRGGNENGMIDPNECDEIYLTLTNGSGTIGASVTLTLATTTPGVYITVPTVTIPVFPIGAAVSNIGPFRVSVVPDFVCGTPVKFTVAAKSNLGANTNQFTLDTGVLGTPLRYDSSLPVAIPDNNPAGASSPIWVTNFPGNLGKVAVALFLQHTFDADLTLQLISPDGTTNVLAANAGGSGHNFGSGCGSDSLRTVFDDDATTPISSGNPPFIGVFKPQSPLAVFKGKSQASANGNWQLRAVDGGAQDVGSIQCWSLILYPVECEDGGGQCPGANLALSMQDAPDPITIGSNLVYTLNVTNFGPNTAKSVVVSQNLPNSVIFVSATTSAGTVTQEGGVLTANLGNLAIGATAKVTVVVQPNVAGAISSTASVSSTEPEIDPSDNIATATTLVQLPTADLAVSLSGLPNPTTVGGALTYTATVLNNGPTTASGVVITNSLPASVLIASASVSQGSAVINGNVVICLIGTMTNGATATATINTMPLSAGTIFATARVAGNQGDPTLANNVTTIATGVGEAADLAISLVDQPDPIVLNSNVTYLVTVTNRGPNPATGVVVNQSLPAALSLVSSNVSQGSVVIGGSTAVWSAGSLPVGGSATFTLVGRGTAVGTMTTSASVNGTQADPNLADNTAVATTLVATPFVSIVAAGATLQTESFAPPNGAVDVGETVSVDFRLRNAGNIPNTNVVATLLATGGVTAPSGPQAYGVLTPGGLPVAKTFTFTSAGTNGGTVTATLQISDGGNTLSNVVFTFNLQRQLEFTNLAAITIPDVGSATPYPSTIAVSGVSGTVGQVTATLSNLNHSFAPDVDVLLVSPTGQKVVLMAAAGGTYSVNNATVTFSDTASQPVPAGDQIVSGTYQPASYDSAVVFPSPAPVAPYSGLLSAFANQDPNGTWSLYVVDRNSGDAGSIMSGWRLGLTLISPVNKLADLGVAGAVTPGVGLVGDTATFAFVVTNRGPSVANGVVVTNTLSAGLQLQSVSASQGVCTTNGNQVVCSLGSLSTNSSATVTLVARAVAAGAGWVSASVAGSEIDLNAANNLATLSVTNNLPLADVGAGLAVEPTAGVVGSNLTYTVMVTNNGPGKALGTVASFPVIGGMTFQSAVATKGQCNFSGGVVSCSFGDLVANETAMATITLVAQAPVTVTNSVQVDTQSNDTNAANNTASVVVPVVNPRPIIVAVGATAVTESQNPPNGAIDAGETVTLAFTLANTGQLPTTDLVATLQASGGVGVPSGAQSYGVLLPDGSPTARNFTFTAPNVPGGQVTATLDLSDNGAPLGSLTFTFGLSRGLSFTNTVPIIIPDRGIAAPYPSTITVAGVTGLVGKVTVKLNGFTHGFPSDVDAMLVGPQGQKLMLMSDAGGGYSVTNLALQFDDDAAAALPNAAALVSGNFKPTDYESGDAMPAPAPAGVRSSQLAAFGGTDPNGNWSLYVVDDSTGDAGAINGGWELDLTITQPVSPLANLGIVAATSTPGSIFTEETVNYLVQVTNRGPAGASGVIVTETLPAGATVESISTSQGSYTSGAGVVSFNVGALAAGAMAQFEVQVRQTVGGNAANFVTVTAVQDDIDLSDNSATITTSVVTPMPAQLSGAYDAPGQNFQVTLTGQAGVTYVLQGSLDLATWTPIATNAAPGSGIIKFTDSSAPSHAKRFYRAIRLTP, encoded by the coding sequence ATGAAAAAGTTTCCGATGATGAGGAATTCAACAACGATGAGCGTGTTGGTCGCTCTGTCGATCATGGGTGGAGCCGTGGACTCCGCCATGGCTTTTCAGCGCCCGGCGCGTTCAAGCGGGATCGCGGAAATCGACGTCCGTAAAACCGCGCCTGCGGCTCCCGCATTGATTGCGGCGCGCAATCAGAGTGTCAGCGCCCTCAGTCAGCAGGTGCCGGGGGTTCAGGTGGATTTTGACAAGCTCCTTGGCTCCCCGAAGTTTGTTCGTTCCCGGGACGGCTTCTTGACCGGATCCAACGGTGTGGGCGGCGGCGTGTCGGCGGTGGCCGGCGCCAATGCGTATTTGGGCGAGTCCGACCGCGGCCTTCGTCTCTTTTTGGATGAACATTCTGATTTGTTTGGTTTCAAGGCGGACGAGCTGACTTCGGCCCAGAAAGTCCGCGACGCGGTTGGCAAGGGCAACGGACTTCGGACAACGGTATGGGAGCAACAGTTGGGCGGCGTCCCGATTTTTGAGGCGAAACTGGTTGCCAACCTTACGGCGGGGGGCCAGTTGGTCAGCGTGGCCAGCCGCTTTGTTCCCAACCTGCGCAGCACGGCGTCCCGATCCGTCGCCACGCCCACACTATCGGCGGAAGAAGCCATCGCGAATGCAATGGGGGCCATGGGAGAGCCTTTGGGGGCTGGAGAGACGGTTGTGCAGGGGGAATCGTCAGCGGGCGGATCCTACTCCAGTTTTGCGGTTCGCAACCGCAAGGCGCACGCCCGGTTGGTTTGGCTGCCCATGGATCGCGACAATCTGCGGCTGGCTTGGGAACTCTACCTGACCAGTCGGGTGATGGGGGAACGTTTCCAAGTCCTGGTGGACGCCACCACCGGGGAGACTTTGGTGCGCAAGAATCTCACGCGATTCATCAGCGACGCGTCCTACAATGTTTACACCAGCGACAGCCCGTCACCGTTTTCGCCGGGCTGGCCCACCCCAAATGCAGGCCAGCCGCCTTTGGTTTCCCGGACGCTGGTGACGACCAATGCGTTTTCCGTCGTCGCTTCTCCGAACGGCTGGATCAACGATGGCGACAACGAAACGCGCGGCAACAATGCGGATACCTATTTGGACCGGAATCTCGATGGCGTTCCGGATGTGGGACGGCCGCAGGGAGACGCCAATCGCGCGTTCGATTTCCCCTTGGATTTGGGGCAGGACCCCATCACCTACTCCAACGCGGCAGTGGTCCAGATGTTTTACAAGCTGAATGTCTACCATGACATGTTATACGAGCTTGGGTTCACCGAGGCATACGGCAATTATCAACATGACAATTTGGGACGTGGCGGCTTGGGTAATGATGAGATTATCGGCCACGTTCAAGCCGGTGCGGATATCGGTTTGGAGGACAACGCCTTCTTCAGTCCGGCGCCGGACGGCATCAACGGCGAAATCGCCATGTTTGTTTGGGGCTGGCCGACCCCCAAGCGGGATGGCGACTTGGATTCCGATGTGATTTTTCACGAAGCAACCCATGGCACCAGCTGGCGTTTGGTGGGCGGCGGCATGGGGTTGGGCAACCTGCAGGGCGATGGTATGGGCGAGGGGTGGTCTGACTTCTATGCTTTGTCTCTTCTCAGCAGTCCGGAAGATGACCCTGATGCAGTCTATGCCGCCGCGGGTTATGCCGGTTACCAACTGGGAGGGTTGGCTGAAAACTATTACTTCGGTCTCCGGCATTTCCCTTACACCACGGACATGACGAAGAATCCTTTTACATACAAGGATGTTGACCCCAACCAGGTCATTCCGCACGCCGGAGTGCCACGGAGTCCCATCTACCCGTTTGATCCCACGGAAGCCTCCGAGGTGCATCATCAAGGTGAGATCTGGTGCTCGATGCTCTGGGAGGTCCGGGCCAACATGATTCATAAGTATGGCGCTGATGGAAACCTGATGATGCTGCAACTCATCACGGATGCCATGAAACTCACGCCGGCAAGCCCAACCTATGTTGAAGCCCGGGATGCCGTTATTCTGGCGGACCAGGTTGACAACGGGGGGGCGAATATCGGTGAAATTTGGCGGGGTTTTGCGAAGCGCGGTCTCGGAGTTGGCGCCACCTCTCCGGATAGCGACACGACAACGGGCGTGGTTGAGTCGTTCAGCACGCCCGGTCTGCAATTGGTCAGTTCAGTCGTTCGGGGCGGGAACGAGAACGGGATGATTGATCCGAACGAGTGTGATGAGATTTACCTCACCCTGACCAACGGGAGCGGCACCATCGGTGCATCCGTGACGCTCACGCTCGCCACGACCACTCCGGGCGTTTACATCACTGTTCCCACCGTTACCATCCCGGTTTTCCCGATTGGAGCGGCGGTTTCAAACATCGGTCCCTTCCGCGTCAGTGTTGTTCCGGATTTTGTCTGTGGCACTCCGGTTAAATTCACCGTGGCGGCCAAATCAAATCTCGGCGCCAATACCAATCAGTTTACGCTCGATACCGGAGTGTTGGGCACCCCGTTGCGTTATGACAGCAGCCTGCCGGTGGCGATTCCGGACAACAATCCAGCCGGTGCGTCCTCGCCCATTTGGGTCACAAATTTCCCCGGCAATCTGGGCAAAGTCGCGGTGGCGTTGTTCCTGCAGCACACCTTTGATGCGGACCTCACCCTGCAACTCATTTCCCCTGACGGCACCACCAATGTTTTGGCCGCCAACGCGGGTGGCAGCGGACACAATTTTGGCTCCGGCTGCGGTTCGGACTCGTTGCGCACGGTATTCGATGACGACGCCACAACCCCAATCTCCTCCGGCAATCCTCCCTTCATTGGCGTCTTCAAGCCGCAATCGCCGTTGGCCGTTTTCAAAGGAAAATCCCAAGCCAGCGCCAACGGGAATTGGCAGCTTCGGGCCGTGGATGGCGGAGCGCAGGATGTGGGCAGCATTCAGTGCTGGTCGTTGATTCTCTATCCCGTGGAGTGTGAAGATGGCGGGGGTCAATGCCCGGGCGCCAACCTCGCACTGTCGATGCAGGATGCACCCGATCCGATCACCATTGGCAGCAATCTGGTTTACACCTTGAATGTGACGAACTTTGGCCCGAACACCGCCAAGAGCGTTGTGGTAAGCCAAAACCTGCCAAACAGCGTGATCTTTGTCTCGGCCACCACCAGTGCGGGAACGGTCACTCAGGAGGGTGGAGTGCTGACCGCCAACCTTGGCAATCTGGCCATCGGAGCAACAGCGAAGGTCACAGTGGTGGTGCAGCCGAACGTGGCTGGAGCCATCAGTTCAACGGCATCCGTTTCCTCGACGGAACCGGAAATCGATCCGTCGGATAATATTGCCACGGCCACCACCCTGGTTCAGCTCCCGACCGCTGACTTGGCCGTTTCGCTGTCCGGGCTTCCGAATCCAACGACGGTCGGAGGAGCGTTGACGTATACTGCCACGGTTTTGAACAACGGCCCAACGACGGCCAGTGGCGTGGTGATTACGAATTCGCTTCCGGCTTCAGTTCTGATCGCCAGCGCTTCGGTCTCGCAAGGCAGCGCGGTTATCAATGGCAACGTGGTCATCTGTCTGATTGGGACGATGACCAATGGAGCCACGGCAACGGCCACCATCAATACCATGCCTCTGAGCGCGGGAACCATCTTCGCGACGGCGCGGGTGGCTGGCAATCAGGGTGATCCCACTCTTGCCAACAACGTGACGACCATTGCGACAGGCGTTGGTGAAGCTGCGGATCTGGCCATCAGTTTGGTGGATCAGCCCGATCCCATCGTGCTGAACAGCAATGTGACCTACCTGGTGACCGTCACCAATCGTGGTCCCAATCCGGCGACCGGGGTGGTTGTCAATCAGTCGCTGCCAGCCGCGCTTTCGCTCGTCAGCAGCAATGTTTCGCAGGGCTCGGTCGTGATTGGTGGCAGCACGGCCGTCTGGAGTGCGGGCAGCCTGCCGGTCGGGGGAAGCGCCACGTTTACTTTGGTGGGCCGCGGCACGGCGGTCGGCACCATGACAACTTCGGCGAGTGTGAACGGCACGCAGGCTGATCCCAATCTGGCCGACAACACCGCGGTGGCGACAACGCTTGTTGCCACGCCATTTGTCAGCATCGTGGCCGCCGGTGCGACCCTGCAGACTGAGAGCTTTGCCCCTCCCAACGGGGCGGTTGATGTGGGTGAAACGGTCAGCGTGGATTTCCGGTTGCGCAACGCCGGCAACATCCCCAACACGAACGTGGTGGCCACGCTTTTGGCGACCGGTGGTGTAACCGCCCCCAGTGGACCGCAGGCATACGGAGTGTTGACGCCCGGCGGGCTGCCAGTGGCGAAGACCTTTACCTTTACTTCCGCGGGCACCAACGGAGGCACGGTGACGGCCACGCTGCAAATCAGCGACGGCGGAAATACCCTGTCCAATGTGGTGTTCACCTTCAACCTGCAACGCCAGTTGGAATTCACGAACCTGGCCGCCATCACCATCCCGGATGTGGGTTCCGCGACGCCTTATCCTTCCACGATCGCCGTTTCGGGGGTTTCGGGAACGGTTGGCCAGGTGACTGCCACTTTGAGCAACCTGAATCACAGCTTCGCTCCGGACGTGGATGTGTTGCTGGTCAGTCCGACGGGGCAGAAGGTGGTGCTGATGGCGGCGGCTGGCGGCACCTACTCCGTCAACAACGCGACGGTCACCTTCAGCGACACCGCCAGCCAGCCCGTGCCTGCGGGTGACCAGATTGTTTCGGGAACGTATCAGCCGGCCAGCTATGATTCGGCCGTGGTGTTTCCGTCCCCCGCCCCTGTCGCTCCTTACAGCGGCTTGCTTTCGGCCTTCGCCAATCAGGATCCAAATGGAACATGGTCGCTTTACGTCGTGGATCGGAATTCGGGTGACGCGGGCAGCATCATGTCCGGCTGGCGGTTGGGGCTGACGCTGATCAGCCCGGTGAACAAACTCGCGGATCTCGGCGTTGCCGGGGCCGTCACGCCCGGCGTCGGACTGGTGGGTGACACGGCCACGTTTGCATTTGTCGTAACCAATCGGGGGCCGAGCGTCGCCAACGGTGTTGTGGTGACGAATACGCTGTCGGCCGGACTGCAGTTGCAATCGGTCAGCGCCTCCCAGGGTGTCTGCACGACCAACGGCAACCAGGTTGTGTGCAGCCTCGGTTCGCTCAGCACCAACAGTTCCGCCACCGTGACCCTCGTGGCTAGGGCGGTGGCTGCGGGCGCCGGCTGGGTGAGCGCTTCGGTTGCGGGCAGTGAAATTGATCTTAACGCGGCCAATAACCTGGCGACGTTGTCGGTCACGAACAATCTGCCTTTGGCGGACGTGGGCGCAGGACTGGCAGTGGAACCCACGGCGGGCGTGGTGGGCAGTAACCTGACCTACACCGTCATGGTGACCAACAATGGCCCCGGCAAGGCATTGGGCACGGTGGCATCGTTCCCGGTGATCGGCGGCATGACCTTCCAGAGCGCCGTCGCCACGAAGGGACAGTGCAATTTCTCGGGCGGTGTGGTCAGTTGCTCGTTTGGGGATCTGGTCGCCAACGAAACGGCCATGGCCACCATCACCTTGGTGGCGCAAGCGCCCGTCACGGTGACCAACTCCGTGCAGGTGGACACCCAATCGAACGACACCAACGCCGCCAACAACACGGCGAGCGTGGTGGTTCCGGTGGTCAATCCGCGGCCGATCATTGTGGCTGTCGGTGCCACGGCCGTGACCGAGAGCCAGAATCCACCCAATGGCGCCATTGATGCGGGCGAAACGGTCACGCTGGCCTTCACGCTTGCGAACACCGGTCAATTGCCCACAACGGATTTGGTGGCGACCTTGCAGGCCAGCGGCGGCGTGGGTGTGCCGAGCGGTGCTCAAAGTTACGGGGTCTTGCTGCCCGACGGCTCGCCGACGGCGCGCAACTTTACCTTCACGGCCCCCAATGTTCCAGGCGGTCAGGTGACGGCGACTTTGGATTTGAGCGACAACGGCGCTCCGCTTGGTTCGCTCACCTTCACCTTCGGCTTGTCCCGCGGGTTGAGCTTCACCAACACGGTTCCCATCATCATTCCCGACCGCGGCATCGCGGCACCCTATCCCTCGACGATCACCGTCGCGGGCGTGACCGGGCTGGTGGGCAAGGTGACGGTCAAGCTGAACGGTTTCACGCACGGCTTCCCGTCTGATGTGGATGCCATGTTGGTTGGGCCGCAGGGACAGAAGCTGATGCTCATGTCGGATGCGGGAGGCGGATACAGCGTGACCAATCTGGCCTTGCAATTCGACGACGACGCGGCGGCCGCCTTGCCGAATGCCGCAGCGTTGGTGTCAGGCAATTTCAAGCCGACTGATTATGAGTCCGGCGATGCCATGCCCGCTCCGGCGCCGGCCGGGGTTCGGAGCAGCCAGTTGGCGGCGTTTGGCGGGACCGATCCCAACGGCAACTGGTCCCTCTATGTGGTGGATGATTCAACCGGCGACGCAGGCGCCATCAATGGCGGCTGGGAGCTGGACCTGACCATCACCCAGCCGGTCAGTCCGCTGGCCAACTTGGGCATCGTGGCAGCCACCAGCACGCCGGGCAGCATCTTCACCGAGGAAACGGTCAATTATCTGGTGCAGGTCACCAATCGCGGACCGGCCGGCGCCAGTGGCGTCATCGTGACGGAAACCCTGCCTGCGGGCGCCACGGTGGAATCGATTTCCACCTCGCAAGGCAGCTACACGAGCGGCGCTGGGGTTGTCAGTTTCAACGTCGGTGCGCTGGCGGCGGGTGCCATGGCACAATTCGAAGTGCAGGTTCGTCAGACGGTCGGCGGCAATGCCGCGAATTTCGTGACGGTTACGGCCGTGCAGGATGACATTGATCTATCCGATAACTCGGCCACGATCACAACGTCCGTTGTCACGCCGATGCCGGCGCAATTGAGTGGTGCCTACGATGCTCCGGGCCAGAACTTCCAGGTGACCCTCACCGGTCAGGCCGGCGTTACCTACGTTTTGCAGGGTTCGCTGGATCTGGCAACGTGGACGCCCATCGCCACCAATGCGGCGCCGGGCAGCGGCATCATCAAGTTCACGGATTCGAGCGCACCCAGTCACGCGAAGCGGTTTTATCGGGCGATTCGCCTGACGCCGTGA